From Prionailurus viverrinus isolate Anna chromosome B2, UM_Priviv_1.0, whole genome shotgun sequence, the proteins below share one genomic window:
- the DEFB113 gene encoding beta-defensin 113, translating into MKILCIFLTFVFTVSCGPSVSQKKTKEDVDRKRECYLVRGACKTSCNSWEYIYNYCNTEPCCVVRDYQKPVTKHITTSSYRVNDKSTIPHKIKL; encoded by the exons ATGAAGATACTTTGTATTTTCCTGACCTTTGTCTTCACTGTGTCTTGTGGTCCATCAG tttcacagaaaaaaacaaaagaagatgtagacagaaaaagagaatgttaCCTTGTCCGTGGTGCCTGCAAGACTTCATGCAATAGTTGggaatacatatataattactGCAATACTGAGCCCTGCTGTGTTGTACGGGACTACCAAAAGCCAGTCACTAAACACATCACTACTAGTTCATACAGAGTAAATGATAAGTCCACTATACCACACAAAATTAAATTGTAA